From the Magnetococcus sp. PR-3 genome, one window contains:
- a CDS encoding flagellin N-terminal helical domain-containing protein, with amino-acid sequence MALYINTNIASLNSQKMLTNSTNYLQDRFERLASGKKLNSAKDDASGLAITNRTTAQIRGMNQAARNANDGISFLQVSDGALEQTEDMLQRLREMAVQSANATYNSTDRADIQLAVAELTAEIQRIGAERKFNDQVMLDGTFANQNFQVGAFSSEVITVTIPSATASAVGVEDLSLSTQAKAEAALTTLDTAIDTIAQIRSDLGSTQNRFMSVIANLTSMSNNTSAMQAQITDTDVAAETASLTRGSVIQQAGTAMLAQANQMPQLALQLLG; translated from the coding sequence ATGGCGCTTTATATCAATACAAATATTGCTTCGTTGAATTCGCAAAAGATGCTGACGAATTCCACGAATTATCTACAAGACCGTTTTGAGCGGCTGGCTTCGGGTAAAAAGCTTAACTCCGCGAAGGATGATGCCTCGGGTTTGGCGATCACCAACCGGACCACCGCACAAATTCGGGGAATGAACCAGGCTGCACGTAATGCCAACGATGGTATCTCATTTCTACAGGTCTCTGACGGAGCCCTGGAGCAGACTGAAGATATGTTGCAACGGTTGCGTGAGATGGCAGTGCAATCTGCCAACGCCACATACAACAGTACCGATCGGGCTGATATCCAGCTTGCTGTTGCTGAACTGACGGCTGAAATTCAGCGCATTGGTGCCGAACGTAAATTTAATGATCAGGTGATGTTGGATGGCACCTTTGCCAACCAGAACTTCCAGGTTGGTGCTTTTAGCTCAGAGGTGATCACCGTAACCATTCCATCAGCAACCGCCAGTGCCGTTGGTGTAGAGGATCTATCGCTCTCTACCCAAGCCAAGGCAGAGGCTGCGCTGACTACGCTGGATACGGCCATTGATACCATTGCACAGATCCGCTCGGACCTGGGTTCTACCCAGAACCGCTTTATGTCGGTCATTGCCAATCTGACCAGCATGTCCAACAACACGTCGGCCATGCAAGCACAGATTACCGATACCGATGTGGCTGCGGAAACCGCCAGTTTGACCCGAGGTTCGGTTATTCAACAGGCGGGAACGGCCATGCTTGCCCAGGCCAACCAGATGCCCCAGCTAGCACTACAACTGTTGGGTTGA